Proteins from a genomic interval of Bombus affinis isolate iyBomAffi1 chromosome 14, iyBomAffi1.2, whole genome shotgun sequence:
- the LOC126924384 gene encoding alpha-protein kinase 1 isoform X1: MSVLNQSGEDAVECPLCMEPLEVDDLNFFPCTCGYQICRFCWHRIRTDENGLCPACRKAYSENPADFKPLSMEEIARLKAEKRLKDQQRKQRVTENRKHLANVRVVQKNLVFVVGLPLRLADADILKRHEYFGKFGKIHKVVINQSTSYAGSQGPSASAYVTYQRQEDALRAIEAVNNVVMDGRTIKTSLGTTKYCSHFMRNQPCPKPDCMYLHDLGDQEASFTKEEMHQGKHQEYERKLVQSLHASHASHASAQRKPTPSPSVTGSIVRENGTSNSQAKEAWPSLQTGQTNSSQTNCKELSPPSQTTSQQNNMTNGSSTTNQQSHVSSGSSTQQNNNNKGENMNIRRGKSNSESKAQAARNKHKNCQNKEKHSTRTTSRSESSSIGTQNNVQSQINGQKDIRNFSSESNSDVLQKLGSKCKSEQQSQPQQPPPQQQSQQQSNKGSKLVQHQQQQQQQQQQQSQELKVNGIMQNGERRHSDSETDQQREGSTPASTISSTEDPNVNHQVEHLTESSEENSGAAILGSSPASTNSSQGANQQPPPGLHNGSQIQFNHRSIFQTDNNSFFNSNTFQKISTTTSVPPTSLTANPTLNWTTTGLTSIPDSLPIVQSSEDWQAAFGFQPETSQTNHVVQKSSPSSSPGVNFNSEGFVDEEVYANLQYTTLSEPSGTFTSSLLVNSPASKFMADFQQNSLQQRLALQAQQNQENCEYIKQNGHATMEEVRNHKESGSDIKPDDDLGFDPFHETQKALAELMENEMQIQQQRFQQQQQQQQQQQQQQQQQREREEQNRVQHQQNIANLSQQHFPQVAHIAHLQQQAQHLQNLQVIQQSHSLLSRLPQNLLQSGTQSPAQSTVAAASLGQRSRLPPPGFPGSTPNHMNSFGLGIPRPAPTNNALSGAQPPQQNTYLPNGNPLLNSQGISKCAGDAVYTLKDWCDINNQQQQQQFHHQALHQKGGWNNFGPIADWTSIDPAIVSSSRPLPFQTTSTWQFPHVHPTHTVSHNAQQEQQNAPTQHWAMQPPPGFAAPVTTGQLSNQQPSTTAQPHTKLISAGSEIENL; this comes from the exons ATGTCAGTATTGAATCAAAGTGGAGAAGATGCAGTGGAATGTCCTTTGTGTATGGAACCATTGGAAGTGGATGATTTGAATTTCTTTCCATGTACTTGTGGATATCAAATATGTAGATTTTGCTGGCATAGAATTCGTACAGATGAAAATGGTTTATGCCCTGCTTGTCGGAAGGCCTATTCTGAAAATCCTGCTGATTTTAAACCTCTCAGTATGGAAGAAATTGCAAG ATTAAAAGCAGAAAAGAGATTAAAAGATCAGCAACGTAAGCAAAGGGTTACagaaaaccgtaaacatctAGCAAATGTGAGAGTAGTACAAAAAAATCTAGTATTTGTAGTAGGGTTACCATTGAGACTTGCGGATGCTGAT aTATTAAAACGGCATGAATATTTTGGAAAATTTGGCAAAATTCACAAGGTTGTAATAAATCAAAGCACTTCCTATGCAGGGTCTCAAGGTCCTAGTGCTTCAGCTTACGTTACTTATCAG CGTCAAGAAGATGCACTACGTGCTATAGAGGCTGTGAATAACGTTGTTATGGATGGACGGACAATTAAAACGTCGCTAGGAACAACAAAGTATTGTTCACATTTTATGCGTAATCAGCCTTGTCCGAAACCAGATTGTATGTATTTACATGATCTTGGGGACCAGGAGGCATCATTTACAAAAGAAGAGATGCATCAGGGCAAACATCAAGAATATGAGCGTAAACTTGTGCAATCGTTACATGCGTCACATGCGTCACATGCGTCTGCACAACg GAAACCGACACCATCACCATCAGTGACAGGCAGTATTGTTAGAGAGAATGGAACTTCAAATTCTCAAGCCAAAGAAGCTTGGCCATCGTTACAGACTGGACAGACAAATA GTTCACAAACAAATTGTAAAGAATTATCACCGCCATCACAAACAACATCGCAGCAAAACAACATGACAAACGGAAGTAGTACAACAAACCAGCAGAGTCATGTATCCTCTGGTAGTTCAACACaacagaacaataataataaaggtGAAAATATGAATATACGGAGAGGAAAAAGTAATAGTGAAAGTAAAGCTCAAGCAGCACGGAATAAACACAAAAATTGTCAAAACAAAGAAAAACACAGTACACGGACAACTTCCCGATCAGAATCTAGCTCTATTGGTACACAAAATAATGTGCAATCACAAATTAATGGACAAAAGGATATTAGAAATTTTTCCTCCGAATCGAATAGTGATGTACTACAGAAATTGGGTAGTAAGTGTAAATCGGAACAACAATCACAACCGCAGCAGCCACCACCTCAACAACAATCACAACAACAAAGTAATAAAGGATCTAAATTAGTTCAGcatcaacagcaacaacaacaacaacagcagcagcaatcTCAAGAACTTAAAGTCAATGGAATAATGCAGAACGGAGAACGTCGGCATTCGGATAGTGAAACAGATCAACAACGTGAAGGTAGTACACCGGCTAGTACAATTTCGAGTACGGAAGACCCGAATGTGAATCATCAAGTGGAACATTTAACAGAATCAAGTGAGGAGAACAGTGGTGCTGCTATTTTGG GTTCCTCTCCAGCTAGCACAAATTCATCACAAGGTGCCAATCAACAGCCACCACCAGGACTACATAATGGGTCTCAAATACAATTCAATCATCGATCGATCTTTCAAACGGACAATAATAGTTTCTTCAATTCAAACACTTTCCAGAAAATCTCTACCACCACCTCAGTGCCACCTACTTCTTTGACAG CAAATCCAACCCTGAATTGGACAACCACAGGCTTAACTTCTATTCCTGATTCTTTGCCAATTGTTCAATCCAGTGAAGATTGGCAAGCAGCTTTTGGTTTTCAACCTGAAACTTCACAAACAAATCATGTTGTACAAAAGTCCAGTCCTTCTAGTTCGCCAGGAGTGAATTTCAATTCTGAAGGTTTTGTAGATGAAGAAGTTTATGCTAATCTACAGTATACTACTCTATCAGAACCTTCTGGTACTTTTACATCAAGCTTGCTTGTTAATTCTCCTGCATCTAAATTCATGGCAGATTTTCAACAAAACTCATTGCAACAAAGGCTTGCTCTGCAG GCACAACAAAATCAAGAAAACTGTgaatatataaaacaaaatggtCATGCTACTATGGAGGAAGTTAGGAACCATAAAGAATCTGGTTCAGATATAAAGCCTGATGATGATCTAGGTTTTGATCCTTTCCATGAAACACAGAAAGCTTTGGCTGAACTTATGGAAAATGAAATGCAAATTCAACAACAAAGGTttcagcagcaacagcagcagcagcaacaacaacaacaacaacaacaacaacaaagagAACGAGAAGAGCAAAATAGGGTACAACATCAACAGAATATTGCAAACCTCAGTCAACAACATTTTCCACAG GTCGCCCATATAGCACATTTGCAACAGCAGGCCCAACATCTGCAGAATCTACAAGTTATTCAACAGTCGCATTCCTTGCTGTCTCGTCTTCCacaaaatttattacaaagtgGTACCCAAAGCCCTGCTCAGAGTACTGTGGCTGCTGCTAGTTTGGGACAACGTAGCCGCCTTCCACCACCAGGTTTCCCTGGTTCTACACCAAATCACATGAATTCGTTTGGTCTTGGTATACCGCGACCGGCTCCCACGAACAATGCTCTTTCGG GAGCACAACCACCACAACAAAATACCTATCTTCCAAATGGAAACCCTCTTCTGAATTCACAAG GTATTAGTAAATGCGCGGGAGATGCAGTGTATACGCTTAAAGATTGGTGTGATATTAAtaatcaacaacagcaacaacaattTCATCATCAAGCATTACATCAAAAAGGTGGATGGAACAATTTTGGACCTATTGCAGACTGGACTTCGATTGATCCAGCTATTGTTAGTTCTTCTAGGCCTCTTCCATTCCAAACTACTAGTACATGGCAATTTCCACATGTTCATCCTACACACACTGTATCACATAATGCGCAACAG GAACAACAGAATGCACCAACTCAACATTGGGCAATGCAACCACCTCCAGGTTTTGCTGCACCAGTGACTACGGGACAACTAAGTAATCAACAACCAAGCACAACTGCACAGCCGCACACTAAACTTATCTCAGCAGGATCGGAAATTGAAA ATCTATAA
- the LOC126924384 gene encoding alpha-protein kinase 1 isoform X3: protein MSVLNQSGEDAVECPLCMEPLEVDDLNFFPCTCGYQICRFCWHRIRTDENGLCPACRKAYSENPADFKPLSMEEIARLKAEKRLKDQQRKQRVTENRKHLANVRVVQKNLVFVVGLPLRLADADILKRHEYFGKFGKIHKVVINQSTSYAGSQGPSASAYVTYQRQEDALRAIEAVNNVVMDGRTIKTSLGTTKYCSHFMRNQPCPKPDCMYLHDLGDQEASFTKEEMHQGKHQEYERKLVQSLHASHASHASAQRKPTPSPSVTGSIVRENGTSNSQAKEAWPSLQTGQTNSSQTNCKELSPPSQTTSQQNNMTNGSSTTNQQSHVSSGSSTQQNNNNKGENMNIRRGKSNSESKAQAARNKHKNCQNKEKHSTRTTSRSESSSIGTQNNVQSQINGQKDIRNFSSESNSDVLQKLGSKCKSEQQSQPQQPPPQQQSQQQSNKGSKLVQHQQQQQQQQQQQSQELKVNGIMQNGERRHSDSETDQQREGSTPASTISSTEDPNVNHQVEHLTESSEENSGAAILGSSPASTNSSQGANQQPPPGLHNGSQIQFNHRSIFQTDNNSFFNSNTFQKISTTTSVPPTSLTANPTLNWTTTGLTSIPDSLPIVQSSEDWQAAFGFQPETSQTNHVVQKSSPSSSPGVNFNSEGFVDEEVYANLQYTTLSEPSGTFTSSLLVNSPASKFMADFQQNSLQQRLALQAQQNQENCEYIKQNGHATMEEVRNHKESGSDIKPDDDLGFDPFHETQKALAELMENEMQIQQQRFQQQQQQQQQQQQQQQQQREREEQNRVQHQQNIANLSQQHFPQVAHIAHLQQQAQHLQNLQVIQQSHSLLSRLPQNLLQSGTQSPAQSTVAAASLGQRSRLPPPGAQPPQQNTYLPNGNPLLNSQGISKCAGDAVYTLKDWCDINNQQQQQQFHHQALHQKGGWNNFGPIADWTSIDPAIVSSSRPLPFQTTSTWQFPHVHPTHTVSHNAQQEQQNAPTQHWAMQPPPGFAAPVTTGQLSNQQPSTTAQPHTKLISAGSEIENL, encoded by the exons ATGTCAGTATTGAATCAAAGTGGAGAAGATGCAGTGGAATGTCCTTTGTGTATGGAACCATTGGAAGTGGATGATTTGAATTTCTTTCCATGTACTTGTGGATATCAAATATGTAGATTTTGCTGGCATAGAATTCGTACAGATGAAAATGGTTTATGCCCTGCTTGTCGGAAGGCCTATTCTGAAAATCCTGCTGATTTTAAACCTCTCAGTATGGAAGAAATTGCAAG ATTAAAAGCAGAAAAGAGATTAAAAGATCAGCAACGTAAGCAAAGGGTTACagaaaaccgtaaacatctAGCAAATGTGAGAGTAGTACAAAAAAATCTAGTATTTGTAGTAGGGTTACCATTGAGACTTGCGGATGCTGAT aTATTAAAACGGCATGAATATTTTGGAAAATTTGGCAAAATTCACAAGGTTGTAATAAATCAAAGCACTTCCTATGCAGGGTCTCAAGGTCCTAGTGCTTCAGCTTACGTTACTTATCAG CGTCAAGAAGATGCACTACGTGCTATAGAGGCTGTGAATAACGTTGTTATGGATGGACGGACAATTAAAACGTCGCTAGGAACAACAAAGTATTGTTCACATTTTATGCGTAATCAGCCTTGTCCGAAACCAGATTGTATGTATTTACATGATCTTGGGGACCAGGAGGCATCATTTACAAAAGAAGAGATGCATCAGGGCAAACATCAAGAATATGAGCGTAAACTTGTGCAATCGTTACATGCGTCACATGCGTCACATGCGTCTGCACAACg GAAACCGACACCATCACCATCAGTGACAGGCAGTATTGTTAGAGAGAATGGAACTTCAAATTCTCAAGCCAAAGAAGCTTGGCCATCGTTACAGACTGGACAGACAAATA GTTCACAAACAAATTGTAAAGAATTATCACCGCCATCACAAACAACATCGCAGCAAAACAACATGACAAACGGAAGTAGTACAACAAACCAGCAGAGTCATGTATCCTCTGGTAGTTCAACACaacagaacaataataataaaggtGAAAATATGAATATACGGAGAGGAAAAAGTAATAGTGAAAGTAAAGCTCAAGCAGCACGGAATAAACACAAAAATTGTCAAAACAAAGAAAAACACAGTACACGGACAACTTCCCGATCAGAATCTAGCTCTATTGGTACACAAAATAATGTGCAATCACAAATTAATGGACAAAAGGATATTAGAAATTTTTCCTCCGAATCGAATAGTGATGTACTACAGAAATTGGGTAGTAAGTGTAAATCGGAACAACAATCACAACCGCAGCAGCCACCACCTCAACAACAATCACAACAACAAAGTAATAAAGGATCTAAATTAGTTCAGcatcaacagcaacaacaacaacaacagcagcagcaatcTCAAGAACTTAAAGTCAATGGAATAATGCAGAACGGAGAACGTCGGCATTCGGATAGTGAAACAGATCAACAACGTGAAGGTAGTACACCGGCTAGTACAATTTCGAGTACGGAAGACCCGAATGTGAATCATCAAGTGGAACATTTAACAGAATCAAGTGAGGAGAACAGTGGTGCTGCTATTTTGG GTTCCTCTCCAGCTAGCACAAATTCATCACAAGGTGCCAATCAACAGCCACCACCAGGACTACATAATGGGTCTCAAATACAATTCAATCATCGATCGATCTTTCAAACGGACAATAATAGTTTCTTCAATTCAAACACTTTCCAGAAAATCTCTACCACCACCTCAGTGCCACCTACTTCTTTGACAG CAAATCCAACCCTGAATTGGACAACCACAGGCTTAACTTCTATTCCTGATTCTTTGCCAATTGTTCAATCCAGTGAAGATTGGCAAGCAGCTTTTGGTTTTCAACCTGAAACTTCACAAACAAATCATGTTGTACAAAAGTCCAGTCCTTCTAGTTCGCCAGGAGTGAATTTCAATTCTGAAGGTTTTGTAGATGAAGAAGTTTATGCTAATCTACAGTATACTACTCTATCAGAACCTTCTGGTACTTTTACATCAAGCTTGCTTGTTAATTCTCCTGCATCTAAATTCATGGCAGATTTTCAACAAAACTCATTGCAACAAAGGCTTGCTCTGCAG GCACAACAAAATCAAGAAAACTGTgaatatataaaacaaaatggtCATGCTACTATGGAGGAAGTTAGGAACCATAAAGAATCTGGTTCAGATATAAAGCCTGATGATGATCTAGGTTTTGATCCTTTCCATGAAACACAGAAAGCTTTGGCTGAACTTATGGAAAATGAAATGCAAATTCAACAACAAAGGTttcagcagcaacagcagcagcagcaacaacaacaacaacaacaacaacaacaaagagAACGAGAAGAGCAAAATAGGGTACAACATCAACAGAATATTGCAAACCTCAGTCAACAACATTTTCCACAG GTCGCCCATATAGCACATTTGCAACAGCAGGCCCAACATCTGCAGAATCTACAAGTTATTCAACAGTCGCATTCCTTGCTGTCTCGTCTTCCacaaaatttattacaaagtgGTACCCAAAGCCCTGCTCAGAGTACTGTGGCTGCTGCTAGTTTGGGACAACGTAGCCGCCTTCCACCACCAG GAGCACAACCACCACAACAAAATACCTATCTTCCAAATGGAAACCCTCTTCTGAATTCACAAG GTATTAGTAAATGCGCGGGAGATGCAGTGTATACGCTTAAAGATTGGTGTGATATTAAtaatcaacaacagcaacaacaattTCATCATCAAGCATTACATCAAAAAGGTGGATGGAACAATTTTGGACCTATTGCAGACTGGACTTCGATTGATCCAGCTATTGTTAGTTCTTCTAGGCCTCTTCCATTCCAAACTACTAGTACATGGCAATTTCCACATGTTCATCCTACACACACTGTATCACATAATGCGCAACAG GAACAACAGAATGCACCAACTCAACATTGGGCAATGCAACCACCTCCAGGTTTTGCTGCACCAGTGACTACGGGACAACTAAGTAATCAACAACCAAGCACAACTGCACAGCCGCACACTAAACTTATCTCAGCAGGATCGGAAATTGAAA ATCTATAA
- the LOC126924384 gene encoding alpha-protein kinase 1 isoform X2, producing MSVLNQSGEDAVECPLCMEPLEVDDLNFFPCTCGYQICRFCWHRIRTDENGLCPACRKAYSENPADFKPLSMEEIARLKAEKRLKDQQRKQRVTENRKHLANVRVVQKNLVFVVGLPLRLADADILKRHEYFGKFGKIHKVVINQSTSYAGSQGPSASAYVTYQRQEDALRAIEAVNNVVMDGRTIKTSLGTTKYCSHFMRNQPCPKPDCMYLHDLGDQEASFTKEEMHQGKHQEYERKLVQSLHASHASHASAQRKPTPSPSVTGSIVRENGTSNSQAKEAWPSLQTGQTNSSQTNCKELSPPSQTTSQQNNMTNGSSTTNQQSHVSSGSSTQQNNNNKGENMNIRRGKSNSESKAQAARNKHKNCQNKEKHSTRTTSRSESSSIGTQNNVQSQINGQKDIRNFSSESNSDVLQKLGSKCKSEQQSQPQQPPPQQQSQQQSNKGSKLVQHQQQQQQQQQQQSQELKVNGIMQNGERRHSDSETDQQREGSTPASTISSTEDPNVNHQVEHLTESSEENSGAAILGSSPASTNSSQGANQQPPPGLHNGSQIQFNHRSIFQTDNNSFFNSNTFQKISTTTSVPPTSLTANPTLNWTTTGLTSIPDSLPIVQSSEDWQAAFGFQPETSQTNHVVQKSSPSSSPGVNFNSEGFVDEEVYANLQYTTLSEPSGTFTSSLLVNSPASKFMADFQQNSLQQRLALQAQQNQENCEYIKQNGHATMEEVRNHKESGSDIKPDDDLGFDPFHETQKALAELMENEMQIQQQRFQQQQQQQQQQQQQQQQQREREEQNRVQHQQNIANLSQQHFPQVAHIAHLQQQAQHLQNLQVIQQSHSLLSRLPQNLLQSGTQSPAQSTVAAASLGQRSRLPPPGFPGSTPNHMNSFGLGIPRPAPTNNALSGAQPPQQNTYLPNGNPLLNSQGISKCAGDAVYTLKDWCDINNQQQQQQFHHQALHQKGGWNNFGPIADWTSIDPAIVSSSRPLPFQTTSTWQFPHVHPTHTVSHNAQQNAPTQHWAMQPPPGFAAPVTTGQLSNQQPSTTAQPHTKLISAGSEIENL from the exons ATGTCAGTATTGAATCAAAGTGGAGAAGATGCAGTGGAATGTCCTTTGTGTATGGAACCATTGGAAGTGGATGATTTGAATTTCTTTCCATGTACTTGTGGATATCAAATATGTAGATTTTGCTGGCATAGAATTCGTACAGATGAAAATGGTTTATGCCCTGCTTGTCGGAAGGCCTATTCTGAAAATCCTGCTGATTTTAAACCTCTCAGTATGGAAGAAATTGCAAG ATTAAAAGCAGAAAAGAGATTAAAAGATCAGCAACGTAAGCAAAGGGTTACagaaaaccgtaaacatctAGCAAATGTGAGAGTAGTACAAAAAAATCTAGTATTTGTAGTAGGGTTACCATTGAGACTTGCGGATGCTGAT aTATTAAAACGGCATGAATATTTTGGAAAATTTGGCAAAATTCACAAGGTTGTAATAAATCAAAGCACTTCCTATGCAGGGTCTCAAGGTCCTAGTGCTTCAGCTTACGTTACTTATCAG CGTCAAGAAGATGCACTACGTGCTATAGAGGCTGTGAATAACGTTGTTATGGATGGACGGACAATTAAAACGTCGCTAGGAACAACAAAGTATTGTTCACATTTTATGCGTAATCAGCCTTGTCCGAAACCAGATTGTATGTATTTACATGATCTTGGGGACCAGGAGGCATCATTTACAAAAGAAGAGATGCATCAGGGCAAACATCAAGAATATGAGCGTAAACTTGTGCAATCGTTACATGCGTCACATGCGTCACATGCGTCTGCACAACg GAAACCGACACCATCACCATCAGTGACAGGCAGTATTGTTAGAGAGAATGGAACTTCAAATTCTCAAGCCAAAGAAGCTTGGCCATCGTTACAGACTGGACAGACAAATA GTTCACAAACAAATTGTAAAGAATTATCACCGCCATCACAAACAACATCGCAGCAAAACAACATGACAAACGGAAGTAGTACAACAAACCAGCAGAGTCATGTATCCTCTGGTAGTTCAACACaacagaacaataataataaaggtGAAAATATGAATATACGGAGAGGAAAAAGTAATAGTGAAAGTAAAGCTCAAGCAGCACGGAATAAACACAAAAATTGTCAAAACAAAGAAAAACACAGTACACGGACAACTTCCCGATCAGAATCTAGCTCTATTGGTACACAAAATAATGTGCAATCACAAATTAATGGACAAAAGGATATTAGAAATTTTTCCTCCGAATCGAATAGTGATGTACTACAGAAATTGGGTAGTAAGTGTAAATCGGAACAACAATCACAACCGCAGCAGCCACCACCTCAACAACAATCACAACAACAAAGTAATAAAGGATCTAAATTAGTTCAGcatcaacagcaacaacaacaacaacagcagcagcaatcTCAAGAACTTAAAGTCAATGGAATAATGCAGAACGGAGAACGTCGGCATTCGGATAGTGAAACAGATCAACAACGTGAAGGTAGTACACCGGCTAGTACAATTTCGAGTACGGAAGACCCGAATGTGAATCATCAAGTGGAACATTTAACAGAATCAAGTGAGGAGAACAGTGGTGCTGCTATTTTGG GTTCCTCTCCAGCTAGCACAAATTCATCACAAGGTGCCAATCAACAGCCACCACCAGGACTACATAATGGGTCTCAAATACAATTCAATCATCGATCGATCTTTCAAACGGACAATAATAGTTTCTTCAATTCAAACACTTTCCAGAAAATCTCTACCACCACCTCAGTGCCACCTACTTCTTTGACAG CAAATCCAACCCTGAATTGGACAACCACAGGCTTAACTTCTATTCCTGATTCTTTGCCAATTGTTCAATCCAGTGAAGATTGGCAAGCAGCTTTTGGTTTTCAACCTGAAACTTCACAAACAAATCATGTTGTACAAAAGTCCAGTCCTTCTAGTTCGCCAGGAGTGAATTTCAATTCTGAAGGTTTTGTAGATGAAGAAGTTTATGCTAATCTACAGTATACTACTCTATCAGAACCTTCTGGTACTTTTACATCAAGCTTGCTTGTTAATTCTCCTGCATCTAAATTCATGGCAGATTTTCAACAAAACTCATTGCAACAAAGGCTTGCTCTGCAG GCACAACAAAATCAAGAAAACTGTgaatatataaaacaaaatggtCATGCTACTATGGAGGAAGTTAGGAACCATAAAGAATCTGGTTCAGATATAAAGCCTGATGATGATCTAGGTTTTGATCCTTTCCATGAAACACAGAAAGCTTTGGCTGAACTTATGGAAAATGAAATGCAAATTCAACAACAAAGGTttcagcagcaacagcagcagcagcaacaacaacaacaacaacaacaacaacaaagagAACGAGAAGAGCAAAATAGGGTACAACATCAACAGAATATTGCAAACCTCAGTCAACAACATTTTCCACAG GTCGCCCATATAGCACATTTGCAACAGCAGGCCCAACATCTGCAGAATCTACAAGTTATTCAACAGTCGCATTCCTTGCTGTCTCGTCTTCCacaaaatttattacaaagtgGTACCCAAAGCCCTGCTCAGAGTACTGTGGCTGCTGCTAGTTTGGGACAACGTAGCCGCCTTCCACCACCAGGTTTCCCTGGTTCTACACCAAATCACATGAATTCGTTTGGTCTTGGTATACCGCGACCGGCTCCCACGAACAATGCTCTTTCGG GAGCACAACCACCACAACAAAATACCTATCTTCCAAATGGAAACCCTCTTCTGAATTCACAAG GTATTAGTAAATGCGCGGGAGATGCAGTGTATACGCTTAAAGATTGGTGTGATATTAAtaatcaacaacagcaacaacaattTCATCATCAAGCATTACATCAAAAAGGTGGATGGAACAATTTTGGACCTATTGCAGACTGGACTTCGATTGATCCAGCTATTGTTAGTTCTTCTAGGCCTCTTCCATTCCAAACTACTAGTACATGGCAATTTCCACATGTTCATCCTACACACACTGTATCACATAATGCGCAACAG AATGCACCAACTCAACATTGGGCAATGCAACCACCTCCAGGTTTTGCTGCACCAGTGACTACGGGACAACTAAGTAATCAACAACCAAGCACAACTGCACAGCCGCACACTAAACTTATCTCAGCAGGATCGGAAATTGAAA ATCTATAA